Proteins encoded in a region of the Halodesulfovibrio marinisediminis DSM 17456 genome:
- a CDS encoding BaiN/RdsA family NAD(P)/FAD-dependent oxidoreductase codes for MNQHDVIILGAGASGLWAALTAAKRGRKVLVVDHARKAGRKILIAGGGKCNFTNIDISPANYHCKNKHFSKSALARFTPWHMVEYLSLHNIPWEEREHSQLFCTRSAADITDALYNDCLEQDVRFIFSDQITNVQKNNDLFEVKLTNSLHRAHSLIVALGGSAWPQVGATDAGYKIARQFGHKIIPTFPALVPLMMPSNWKLKNLSGIALPVSICCNSKKYTENMLFTHKGISGPVVLQISAHWKKGDAIEIDFLPYANLNDILEEAGSKPLLKTVLNRNFPERLVSALIPKEIGEKQIAQLSKKDLQLLHSCIHAFTIVPTGTEGMKKAEATGGGVDTDDVSSKTMESKLCKGLYFTGEVLDVLGDLGGFNLHWAWASGNAAGEVA; via the coding sequence ATGAATCAACATGACGTAATTATCTTAGGAGCAGGCGCTTCCGGCCTCTGGGCCGCACTCACAGCTGCGAAAAGAGGCCGCAAGGTTCTGGTCGTTGACCATGCTCGTAAAGCCGGACGTAAAATTCTGATTGCTGGCGGTGGCAAATGTAACTTTACTAATATAGACATAAGTCCAGCGAACTACCATTGTAAAAACAAACACTTTAGTAAATCAGCTCTTGCACGCTTTACTCCCTGGCATATGGTTGAATACCTTTCCCTCCATAACATCCCGTGGGAGGAGCGTGAACACAGCCAGCTTTTCTGTACTCGAAGCGCTGCGGATATTACAGACGCACTCTACAATGACTGTCTTGAACAAGATGTACGCTTTATTTTTTCCGATCAAATTACAAACGTGCAAAAGAATAATGACCTTTTTGAGGTCAAGTTAACAAATTCGCTGCACCGGGCACACTCACTTATTGTCGCCCTGGGAGGCAGCGCTTGGCCGCAAGTCGGGGCAACCGATGCGGGATACAAAATTGCACGTCAATTCGGTCATAAAATCATCCCAACATTTCCGGCGTTAGTTCCGTTGATGATGCCGTCCAACTGGAAACTTAAGAACCTGTCAGGCATTGCCTTGCCTGTATCTATTTGCTGTAACAGCAAGAAATACACTGAAAATATGCTGTTCACCCACAAAGGCATCAGCGGCCCTGTCGTCCTTCAAATATCTGCTCACTGGAAAAAAGGGGACGCTATTGAAATTGATTTTCTTCCTTATGCAAACCTCAACGACATTCTGGAAGAAGCAGGATCAAAACCATTGCTGAAAACTGTTCTAAACCGAAATTTCCCAGAACGGCTGGTATCTGCACTCATTCCAAAAGAAATTGGTGAAAAACAAATCGCTCAACTCAGTAAGAAGGACCTGCAGTTACTACACTCCTGTATTCACGCCTTTACAATTGTACCAACAGGTACAGAAGGGATGAAAAAAGCTGAAGCGACAGGCGGTGGCGTTGATACTGATGACGTTTCGTCAAAAACAATGGAGAGCAAGCTCTGTAAGGGGCTGTACTTCACAGGCGAAGTACTGGATGTACTCGGCGACCTTGGTGGATTTAACCTCCACTGGGCATGGGCATCAGGAAACGCTGCAGGGGAAGTCGCCTAG
- a CDS encoding YheT family hydrolase: MPIYENTLYPAPFFLPGGHAQTLYPALFRTLDLPACTVQRITTPDNDFLDIDFHYTIFGSPKRRLAIVSHGLEGNSKRSYVKGMVRALVRAGWDAAAWNFRGCSGAPNRQLYMYHSGATEDLQSVVNYCVKKGYEEIVLIGFSMGGNQILNYLGNPDHVVHSSVQAAVVFSVPCDLVGAAKAMDKPANAIYLKNFMRTLKEKLVQKHEAYPEMVDIRNLNDVKTFKDFDEAYTAPWYGFRDALEYWEKSSSVKFLDRVRIPTLLISARNDPFLWPTCYPTGHAHRSKYFYLETPADGGHIGFVRIADDDYYWSEIRAVEFIGQVMGSV; the protein is encoded by the coding sequence ATGCCGATTTATGAGAACACATTGTATCCTGCTCCGTTTTTTTTACCTGGTGGACATGCACAAACGTTATATCCTGCGTTGTTTAGGACGTTGGATTTGCCCGCCTGTACTGTTCAACGAATAACGACACCTGATAATGATTTTTTGGATATCGATTTTCACTATACAATTTTTGGCAGTCCTAAAAGACGGTTAGCTATTGTTTCGCATGGATTGGAAGGTAATTCAAAACGTTCTTATGTGAAAGGAATGGTCAGAGCGTTGGTTCGGGCTGGATGGGATGCAGCTGCATGGAATTTCAGAGGGTGCAGCGGGGCTCCGAACAGACAGCTCTACATGTATCACAGTGGCGCGACAGAAGATTTGCAGTCTGTCGTGAATTATTGCGTTAAAAAGGGGTATGAAGAGATAGTCCTTATTGGCTTCAGCATGGGCGGAAATCAAATTTTGAACTACCTTGGCAACCCTGACCATGTTGTTCATTCCAGTGTACAGGCTGCAGTTGTCTTTTCTGTTCCGTGTGATCTGGTCGGGGCTGCTAAGGCTATGGATAAGCCAGCTAATGCCATCTATCTGAAAAATTTTATGCGCACGTTGAAAGAGAAGCTTGTTCAGAAACACGAGGCGTATCCGGAAATGGTGGATATACGTAACCTCAATGATGTCAAAACGTTTAAAGATTTTGATGAGGCATATACTGCTCCCTGGTATGGCTTCAGAGATGCCCTTGAATACTGGGAAAAAAGTTCAAGCGTGAAATTTCTGGACAGGGTGCGTATTCCTACTTTGCTAATTAGCGCTCGGAACGACCCTTTCCTTTGGCCGACCTGTTATCCAACCGGTCATGCTCATCGCAGTAAGTATTTTTATCTTGAAACTCCGGCGGATGGAGGACATATCGGTTTTGTCCGTATTGCAGATGACGACTACTACTGGTCTGAAATTCGTGCTGTAGAGTTTATAGGGCAGGTGATGGGGAGCGTTTAG
- the typA gene encoding translational GTPase TypA, with the protein MTQTTHNDAIRNVAIIAHVDHGKTTLVDAMFKQGGIFRANQEVDDRVMDSMDLERERGITIAAKNCAVSWKNTKINIIDTPGHADFGGEVERSLTMADGAILLVDASEGPLPQTRFVLKKTLEAGLKVIVVINKIDRPDARISEVLDEVYDLFIDLEATDEQLEFPVLYAIGRDGVAMTSPEEEQKDLTPLFETILSEVPGPKHDPEQPFQMLVADLSYSDYLGRLAVGRVFHGSIKSNDQLACIGADNTPRSLRVSKIQTYEGLKLAESSTANPGDIVVISGIEDVKIGDTICTKEDPKALTRINVDEPTVSMRFSINSSPLAGTEGKHVQSSKIRERLNRETMLNVAIRVEDSEERDSFIVKGRGEFQMAILVEQMRREGFELTIGRPEVIFKEVDGVLSEPMEKLFIDCDDVFMGVVTEKLSARKGRMTNLVNNGTGRVRMEFSIPSRGLIGYRDEFLTDTKGTGIMNSLFDGYEGYRGEFPTRHTGSLVCDRSGQSVAYALFNLEPRGEIFIDAGLPVYEGMIIGEHNRDNDLDVNPCKGKKLTNVRASGKDDAVVLTPVRPMTLERAIHFITEDECVEVTPESIRLRKNILSGQDRHRLAGRKKKAAEGK; encoded by the coding sequence GTGACTCAGACTACTCATAACGATGCAATTCGTAACGTTGCGATTATCGCGCACGTTGACCACGGCAAAACCACCCTTGTTGACGCAATGTTCAAACAGGGCGGCATCTTCCGCGCTAATCAGGAAGTTGATGACCGTGTAATGGACAGCATGGACCTTGAACGCGAACGTGGTATTACCATTGCAGCAAAAAACTGTGCTGTTTCTTGGAAAAACACAAAAATTAACATCATTGACACCCCGGGTCACGCCGACTTTGGTGGTGAGGTTGAACGTTCTCTTACAATGGCTGACGGCGCAATCCTGCTCGTTGACGCATCCGAAGGCCCACTTCCGCAGACTCGTTTCGTACTCAAGAAAACTCTTGAAGCCGGACTTAAAGTTATTGTTGTTATCAACAAGATTGACCGTCCAGACGCACGTATCAGCGAAGTACTTGATGAAGTGTATGACTTGTTCATCGACCTCGAAGCAACCGACGAACAGCTTGAGTTCCCTGTTCTGTATGCAATCGGCCGTGACGGCGTTGCAATGACTTCTCCAGAAGAAGAACAGAAAGACCTCACCCCACTCTTTGAGACTATTCTTTCTGAAGTTCCAGGTCCTAAGCATGACCCTGAACAGCCATTCCAGATGCTCGTTGCTGACCTTTCCTACTCCGACTACCTCGGTCGTCTTGCTGTAGGCCGTGTATTCCACGGTTCCATCAAAAGTAACGATCAGCTTGCATGCATCGGTGCTGACAACACCCCGCGTAGCCTACGCGTATCCAAAATCCAGACCTATGAAGGCTTAAAGCTTGCTGAATCAAGCACTGCCAACCCGGGTGACATCGTAGTAATTTCCGGTATCGAAGACGTTAAAATCGGCGATACCATTTGTACTAAAGAAGACCCAAAAGCACTGACACGCATTAACGTTGACGAACCAACCGTTTCCATGCGTTTCAGCATCAACTCTTCTCCGCTTGCAGGCACTGAAGGCAAACACGTTCAGTCCAGTAAAATCCGTGAGCGTCTCAACCGTGAGACCATGCTCAACGTAGCAATCCGTGTTGAAGACAGTGAAGAGCGTGACAGCTTCATCGTAAAAGGCCGTGGTGAATTCCAGATGGCTATCCTCGTTGAACAGATGCGTCGTGAAGGCTTCGAACTCACAATCGGTCGTCCAGAAGTTATCTTCAAAGAGGTCGACGGCGTTCTTTCCGAACCAATGGAAAAACTGTTCATCGACTGTGACGACGTGTTCATGGGCGTTGTGACCGAGAAACTCTCTGCACGTAAAGGTCGCATGACCAACCTCGTGAACAACGGCACTGGTCGTGTACGTATGGAATTCTCCATTCCATCCCGTGGCCTCATCGGTTACCGTGACGAGTTCCTTACCGACACCAAAGGTACCGGCATCATGAACTCCCTTTTCGACGGTTACGAAGGATACCGCGGCGAATTCCCGACCCGTCACACAGGCTCTCTCGTGTGTGACCGTTCTGGTCAGTCCGTTGCATATGCACTCTTCAACCTTGAGCCACGAGGCGAAATCTTCATTGATGCTGGCCTGCCTGTATACGAAGGCATGATCATCGGTGAACACAACCGTGACAACGACCTCGACGTAAACCCATGTAAGGGTAAAAAACTCACCAACGTTCGTGCTTCCGGTAAAGACGACGCTGTTGTTCTTACTCCGGTACGTCCTATGACTCTTGAGCGTGCTATTCACTTCATCACTGAAGATGAGTGCGTAGAAGTTACCCCTGAGTCCATCCGCTTGCGTAAGAACATCCTCTCTGGACAGGATCGTCACCGCCTTGCAGGACGTAAAAAGAAAGCAGCAGAAGGCAAATAG
- a CDS encoding purine-nucleoside phosphorylase, whose protein sequence is MQSLNKVHNAVQSIKELAKNDLSPKIGIALGTGLGDFVNAVTITETISYNDIIDFPHSTVESHAGQFVFGTLADVPVVIQQGRNHLYEGYSPAEVSMGVRVMASLGIDTYIATNAAGCLVPQWDAGTLMAITDHINFTGRTPLSGSNVDNWGPRFPDMSQAYDPQLITCAMEEAAKLGIRLERGIYAGVHGPQMETPAETRMYKRLGADAVGMSTVMEVIAARHLGLRVLGVSCLTNKNLPDCMEDVPLDEIIRTANKAGANLSALLQAVVAKQR, encoded by the coding sequence ATGCAAAGTTTGAATAAAGTACATAACGCCGTACAGTCAATCAAAGAGCTTGCAAAAAACGATCTTTCTCCAAAAATCGGCATTGCACTTGGCACCGGCCTTGGTGATTTTGTAAACGCGGTTACTATAACCGAGACCATCTCTTACAACGACATCATTGATTTTCCGCATTCCACAGTGGAATCGCATGCAGGACAGTTTGTTTTCGGCACACTCGCCGATGTTCCTGTAGTAATTCAACAGGGAAGAAACCACTTATACGAAGGGTATTCCCCTGCTGAAGTAAGCATGGGGGTCCGCGTGATGGCCTCATTAGGTATTGATACCTATATTGCCACCAATGCCGCAGGCTGCCTTGTTCCACAATGGGATGCCGGAACCCTCATGGCAATCACCGACCACATCAACTTTACTGGACGTACACCTCTTTCCGGTAGCAATGTTGACAACTGGGGACCGCGTTTCCCTGACATGAGTCAGGCATACGACCCGCAGCTCATAACCTGTGCAATGGAAGAAGCTGCCAAGCTCGGTATTCGACTGGAACGAGGAATCTATGCAGGAGTACATGGTCCGCAAATGGAAACTCCGGCTGAAACCCGCATGTACAAACGCCTTGGCGCTGATGCTGTCGGCATGTCTACCGTTATGGAGGTCATTGCCGCCCGTCATCTCGGGCTACGGGTTCTTGGTGTGTCCTGCCTGACAAACAAAAACCTTCCCGACTGCATGGAAGATGTTCCGCTTGATGAAATTATCCGTACAGCAAACAAAGCCGGTGCAAACCTCTCTGCCCTGCTGCAGGCAGTTGTCGCCAAGCAACGCTAA
- a CDS encoding motility protein A, with amino-acid sequence MDIATLLGVVVGFALVAGAIFMGGSVGDFINIPGAMIVFGGSGAAIFVTFPLEEVAFAIASVVKVFASRRTKIPEVVNTMVRIAEISRREGLVALENIKTESPLLKKACQLIADNADPDIIHDTLKIEILSMKRRQNIAIAVFNRLGAVAPAFGMIGTLIGLVQMLAHLDDPSTIGPAMAIALLTTFYGALLANLLFLPMAGKLKARTLQEEVQLNIIFEGAKCILENNNPRLVYEKLSSFISPEDRKDVRR; translated from the coding sequence ATGGATATTGCAACTCTTCTCGGGGTCGTTGTTGGTTTTGCTCTTGTTGCTGGCGCAATTTTTATGGGGGGGAGTGTTGGCGATTTTATTAACATACCGGGCGCTATGATTGTATTTGGTGGTTCCGGTGCTGCTATTTTTGTAACATTTCCTTTAGAAGAAGTGGCGTTTGCTATTGCAAGCGTTGTAAAAGTTTTCGCTTCCCGCCGTACTAAGATTCCGGAAGTGGTTAACACCATGGTTCGTATTGCAGAGATCAGCCGCCGTGAAGGTCTGGTTGCTCTGGAAAATATTAAGACTGAAAGCCCACTGCTCAAAAAAGCATGTCAGCTTATTGCTGATAACGCTGATCCAGATATTATTCATGACACATTAAAAATTGAAATTCTGTCAATGAAACGAAGACAGAATATTGCAATTGCTGTATTTAACAGGCTCGGTGCTGTAGCTCCTGCTTTCGGGATGATTGGTACGCTGATTGGTCTGGTTCAGATGCTTGCACATCTGGATGATCCTTCAACTATCGGTCCCGCAATGGCTATTGCTCTTCTCACAACATTTTATGGTGCGTTGCTCGCTAACCTCCTTTTCCTGCCTATGGCTGGTAAGCTGAAGGCAAGAACCCTTCAGGAAGAGGTTCAGCTTAATATTATCTTTGAAGGCGCCAAGTGTATTCTGGAAAACAATAACCCGCGCTTAGTATACGAAAAATTAAGCTCATTTATTTCTCCAGAGGACAGAAAAGATGTTCGAAGATAG
- a CDS encoding OmpA/MotB family protein translates to MFEDRDDYALGNDSGEDTQEGTWLTTFADMVTLLLAFFVLLFSMSVIDQKQFTDSFLTVRQVFGGDDQNLLTSPVRQDDTAILESVRLQKQLIEAQRQVYSDIRTYLNQKGLEGQIGAVFDEGVVTLRLPSAAMFENGKVTLSRNGYVLLEEMRQLFLKNKAQSINIKGYTDDLQPSPSSRYKDNWEISALRAVNVLRYYIERGIESQRLTATGLGDLDPIMPNINEANRAQNRRVEFVLERRVGK, encoded by the coding sequence ATGTTCGAAGATAGAGATGACTACGCATTAGGAAACGATAGCGGAGAAGACACTCAAGAGGGCACATGGCTTACAACGTTTGCAGATATGGTAACTTTGTTACTGGCCTTCTTTGTATTACTTTTTTCTATGTCAGTTATCGATCAAAAGCAGTTTACGGACTCTTTTTTAACAGTTCGTCAGGTTTTTGGTGGCGATGATCAGAATTTACTTACTTCACCTGTACGGCAGGACGATACCGCAATTCTGGAGTCCGTCCGTTTGCAGAAGCAGCTGATTGAAGCACAGCGACAAGTGTATTCAGATATTCGGACCTATCTTAACCAGAAAGGGCTGGAAGGGCAGATCGGAGCTGTTTTTGATGAAGGTGTAGTAACCTTGCGGCTTCCATCCGCCGCTATGTTTGAAAATGGCAAGGTAACATTAAGCCGGAACGGCTATGTATTGTTAGAGGAAATGCGCCAGTTGTTTTTGAAGAATAAAGCTCAGAGTATCAATATCAAAGGGTATACTGATGATCTGCAGCCAAGTCCTTCAAGCCGCTATAAAGATAACTGGGAAATATCAGCATTGCGTGCAGTCAATGTTCTGCGTTACTATATTGAAAGAGGTATCGAGTCCCAACGACTTACCGCGACTGGACTTGGCGATCTTGACCCGATCATGCCCAATATCAATGAAGCAAACAGAGCGCAGAATAGACGAGTTGAATTTGTTTTAGAAAGACGGGTGGGCAAGTAG
- a CDS encoding PilZ domain-containing protein translates to MGNLDFTMPTGNERRRAFRAKAYGIAVTFEEQNLTCDILDVSVTGFAIKNESVLLKEGAEYSVSILVAGKTYLSDLTCRVVRILDNGIIGCDFRTLDRRQEARLDRLVLELQKRMIAKKREKSAAD, encoded by the coding sequence ATGGGTAATCTCGATTTTACTATGCCAACGGGGAATGAGCGTCGTAGGGCTTTTCGTGCAAAGGCGTACGGAATTGCCGTTACCTTTGAAGAGCAAAATCTGACTTGCGATATTCTGGACGTCAGTGTAACAGGGTTCGCGATAAAAAATGAGTCAGTATTATTAAAAGAGGGCGCTGAGTACTCTGTTTCTATTCTTGTTGCGGGAAAGACATACCTTTCCGATCTTACATGCAGAGTCGTCAGAATACTTGATAATGGCATAATTGGCTGCGACTTCCGCACTCTTGATCGCAGACAGGAAGCACGGCTCGACAGGCTTGTGCTTGAATTGCAAAAGCGAATGATCGCTAAGAAAAGAGAAAAATCTGCAGCTGATTAG
- a CDS encoding biotin carboxylase N-terminal domain-containing protein has product MQNTNHKVLVANRGEIAIRIMQACQKLGLGFVCVYTAEDKASGHVRMAKEHGGEKSLYRISSYQDANELLAVADESGATAIHPGYGFFAEDYRFARRVTQRENKLIFIGPSWRIIRELGDKINTKRLARSLEVPTVPGSDRPVYDELEAEKIARQLFEFQEEQGIERPMVLVKASAGGGGMGIEEVYDIDLFKSVYRRIRSYSLRQFSDEGVLIEQRIKDFNHLEVQIVSDRTGKNPVHFGTRNCSIQSTGLQKRLEIAPGFDPSSINYTFDAQKVLDDITEYSLAMARKVGYDNVGTWEWIVTRDGRPFLMEVNTRIQVENGVSAMISRVNGKAGVDLIAEQIRVGLGEPLGYSQDNITFEGVGIEYRLIAENPEIKFTPWVGLIEDFGWDKHDWLEMHTHVPTDVAYDIPTEFDPNLALAIIWGKDLSEVKKHGKEFLDELRLTGQNQGGESLKSNVNFLRTKTDEILKF; this is encoded by the coding sequence GTGCAGAATACAAACCACAAGGTGCTGGTGGCAAACAGAGGGGAAATTGCCATCCGTATCATGCAGGCTTGTCAAAAGCTTGGTTTAGGTTTTGTCTGTGTTTACACTGCAGAAGATAAAGCTTCCGGCCATGTTCGCATGGCTAAAGAGCATGGAGGCGAAAAAAGCCTTTACCGTATTTCTTCTTATCAGGATGCAAACGAACTGCTAGCTGTGGCTGATGAATCAGGTGCGACTGCTATTCATCCAGGCTATGGCTTCTTTGCAGAAGACTATCGTTTTGCACGACGTGTAACACAGCGTGAAAATAAGCTTATTTTTATCGGTCCGTCATGGAGAATTATCCGTGAGCTGGGCGATAAAATTAACACCAAACGCCTTGCGCGTAGCTTAGAAGTACCAACCGTACCGGGGTCTGACCGCCCAGTGTACGACGAACTTGAAGCAGAAAAGATTGCTCGTCAGCTTTTCGAATTTCAGGAAGAGCAGGGCATTGAACGCCCAATGGTACTGGTAAAAGCTTCCGCAGGTGGTGGCGGTATGGGTATTGAAGAGGTGTACGATATTGACCTCTTTAAATCTGTATACCGTCGTATCCGCAGCTATTCTCTTCGTCAGTTCAGTGACGAAGGTGTGCTTATCGAACAGCGCATCAAAGACTTCAACCACTTGGAAGTACAGATCGTGTCCGACCGTACCGGTAAAAATCCAGTACACTTCGGTACACGTAACTGCTCTATCCAGTCTACCGGTCTTCAAAAACGCCTTGAAATCGCGCCGGGTTTTGACCCAAGCTCTATCAACTACACATTCGACGCTCAGAAAGTTCTGGACGATATTACCGAATACTCCCTCGCTATGGCGCGCAAGGTTGGCTACGATAACGTAGGTACCTGGGAATGGATTGTAACCCGCGACGGTCGCCCGTTCCTCATGGAAGTTAACACCCGTATTCAGGTAGAAAACGGTGTTTCTGCTATGATTTCCCGCGTTAACGGTAAAGCCGGTGTTGACCTTATCGCAGAGCAGATTCGAGTAGGTTTAGGGGAACCTCTTGGGTACTCTCAGGATAACATCACCTTTGAAGGTGTTGGTATTGAGTACCGCCTCATTGCAGAAAACCCGGAGATCAAATTTACTCCGTGGGTTGGTCTCATTGAGGATTTTGGTTGGGATAAACACGATTGGCTTGAAATGCATACTCATGTTCCTACGGACGTTGCGTATGACATTCCAACCGAGTTTGACCCTAACCTTGCCCTTGCGATTATTTGGGGTAAAGACCTGTCTGAGGTAAAAAAACACGGCAAGGAATTCTTGGATGAACTGCGTCTTACCGGCCAGAATCAGGGTGGTGAGTCTCTTAAGTCCAATGTTAACTTCCTGCGCACTAAAACTGACGAAATTCTTAAGTTCTAG
- a CDS encoding carboxyl transferase domain-containing protein, giving the protein MDTEKRTQHLTERLTYIKDIFGDKQQENIRLLETKLEEFVQRENALSTEDKFAALTTLEDLFGFVERNLENELTAMDKVRIVRHSQRICLRDILENVYDNYTEIGGKDENSIDPSMLIARAYITRRSGKRVYHQPVMVIGQEKGHGEEFRNGGSVKPWGNAKALHYMRVAETENIPVHTFVFTPGSFPVEDAPGAAQQIAKNLYEMAALSVPVVSIFSEGGSGGAEAIGLADSRLMLSHGYYSVISPEGAAAIEGRVRGGERAGSELVEKCAHQLKITADDNVRMGYIDHKIQEPPLGARPYHYEFFRCLRQEVIRATDEVVLNVKGFSPFRAMALRRRKGKSIEDLDLENIHVRWSLSKKARTRLIAKRHAKFNKLSKSAYIDRRPVHRRVAAWFVEKGWDTYSYFKYDLWRSHQKKLMYAVEEVDAEARVLMDKVKGPWKKLTKAIPASTSKADKEKELTMLSQWDEEDQGKGQWSYISPRAKEDRAITCPNAETHGCQDLWAPDLFGEYAGVCNSCGHHFPMEYQWYMHNIFDPGSIFEFNTEVESANPLGFEGFDLKLEQAKNKTGLKSSCTTFEARINNVKVVVATLIAPFRGGTVGAAEGEKFIQAAERAKKKRFPFISYVHGTAGIRIQEGVNGVIQMPRCTMAVRRYIDAGGLYLVLYDTNSYAGPLASFLGCSPYQFAIRSSNIGFAGPGVIKETTGMDIPPDYHRAQKALSRGHIQGIWDRRDARHNLSQALMTMGGRNLYYR; this is encoded by the coding sequence ATGGATACCGAAAAGAGAACACAGCATTTAACCGAACGTCTTACGTACATCAAAGACATCTTCGGTGATAAGCAGCAGGAAAATATCCGTCTGCTTGAAACAAAGCTTGAAGAGTTCGTTCAGCGTGAGAACGCCTTGTCTACTGAAGACAAGTTTGCTGCTCTCACAACGCTTGAAGACCTCTTTGGTTTTGTTGAACGTAATCTTGAAAATGAACTTACCGCGATGGACAAGGTACGCATTGTGCGTCATTCACAGCGTATCTGTCTTCGTGATATCTTAGAAAACGTATACGATAACTACACCGAAATCGGTGGTAAAGACGAAAACAGCATTGACCCATCTATGCTGATTGCTCGTGCGTACATTACTCGTCGCAGCGGCAAGCGCGTTTACCACCAGCCGGTTATGGTTATCGGTCAGGAAAAAGGGCACGGCGAAGAGTTCCGTAACGGTGGCTCTGTAAAACCTTGGGGTAACGCAAAAGCGTTGCATTACATGCGTGTTGCAGAAACCGAGAACATTCCTGTGCATACCTTTGTATTCACTCCGGGATCCTTCCCGGTTGAAGATGCACCTGGCGCGGCACAGCAGATTGCTAAGAACTTGTATGAAATGGCAGCGCTCAGCGTGCCGGTTGTATCTATCTTCTCTGAAGGTGGTTCCGGTGGTGCTGAAGCTATCGGCTTAGCTGACAGCCGTCTGATGCTTTCACACGGGTACTACTCTGTTATTTCACCAGAAGGTGCGGCAGCTATTGAAGGCCGTGTTCGTGGTGGAGAGCGTGCAGGTTCTGAACTTGTTGAAAAGTGTGCACATCAGCTCAAAATTACTGCTGATGACAACGTGCGCATGGGTTATATTGACCACAAGATTCAGGAGCCGCCTCTCGGTGCTCGTCCTTACCATTACGAATTCTTCCGCTGTTTGCGTCAGGAAGTTATCCGCGCAACTGATGAAGTTGTTCTGAACGTAAAAGGATTCTCTCCTTTCCGTGCTATGGCACTGCGCCGTCGTAAAGGTAAGTCAATCGAAGATCTTGATCTTGAAAACATCCATGTTCGCTGGAGCTTGAGCAAGAAGGCTCGTACTCGTCTTATCGCCAAGCGTCATGCGAAGTTTAATAAACTATCCAAATCCGCTTACATCGACCGCCGTCCGGTTCATCGTCGTGTGGCAGCATGGTTCGTAGAAAAAGGATGGGATACTTACTCCTACTTTAAGTACGACCTGTGGCGTTCACATCAGAAAAAACTGATGTACGCAGTAGAAGAAGTGGATGCGGAAGCTCGTGTTCTGATGGACAAGGTGAAAGGTCCTTGGAAAAAGCTTACTAAAGCTATTCCTGCCAGCACCTCCAAAGCCGACAAAGAGAAAGAGCTTACTATGCTTTCTCAGTGGGACGAAGAGGATCAGGGTAAAGGCCAGTGGAGCTACATTTCTCCACGTGCGAAAGAAGATCGTGCGATTACCTGTCCGAATGCGGAAACTCACGGTTGTCAGGACCTTTGGGCTCCTGACCTCTTTGGCGAGTATGCCGGTGTATGTAATAGCTGTGGACACCATTTCCCAATGGAATACCAGTGGTACATGCATAACATCTTTGATCCGGGTTCCATCTTTGAGTTTAACACTGAAGTTGAATCTGCTAACCCGCTTGGTTTTGAAGGTTTCGACCTTAAACTTGAGCAGGCGAAAAATAAGACTGGACTTAAGTCTTCCTGCACCACCTTTGAGGCACGCATTAACAACGTGAAAGTTGTTGTTGCTACCCTTATCGCACCGTTCCGCGGTGGTACTGTTGGTGCTGCAGAAGGTGAAAAGTTCATTCAGGCAGCAGAGCGTGCGAAGAAAAAACGCTTCCCGTTCATCAGCTATGTTCACGGCACTGCAGGTATCCGTATTCAGGAAGGTGTTAACGGCGTAATTCAGATGCCTCGTTGTACAATGGCTGTTCGCCGTTACATCGACGCTGGTGGTCTGTACCTCGTACTGTACGACACCAACTCCTATGCAGGTCCGCTTGCAAGCTTCCTTGGTTGTTCTCCTTACCAGTTCGCAATCCGTTCTTCTAACATCGGTTTTGCTGGTCCTGGCGTTATTAAGGAAACAACCGGTATGGATATCCCACCAGATTACCATCGTGCCCAGAAGGCTCTCAGCCGTGGTCACATTCAGGGTATCTGGGATCGTCGTGATGCACGACATAACTTATCTCAGGCGCTTATGACTATGGGCGGCCGTAACCTTTACTACAGATAG